The sequence CCCTGCAAGCGCGCCATCGTAAACCGATCTTGACGAGCGCGCCGCAAATGGAATAAAAATTCCGAAATCAGAGAAATTGGCCTTTTCATTCCGATGTCGCGAGGAACTGCCGCAAGCAGGAGCCGGGATCGGGACGGCAGGCAAGGGAGAGAGGCAGGCGCTCAAAGCGCGCGAACACCAGCCACGATCGCATCCATTCACCGATATGCGGCACCGCAGTCCGCGACGCCTTTGCACGATGAGCGTCAATCATCGCGCATCCACCCGGTTGCGAACCGGAATTCGAGAGAGACAGAGATGACAGTGAGATTTGGTCTTCTGGGCGCCGGGCGCATCGGCAAGGTTCACGCAAAAGCCGTCAGCGGCAATCCCGACGCCGTGCTCGTTGCGGTTGCCGACGCCTTTCCGGCCGCGGCCGACGCAATCGCCAAGGCCTATGGCTGCGAAGTGCGTACGATCGACGCCATTGAAGCGGCTGCCGATATCGATGCTGTGGTTATCTGCACGCCGACGGATACGCACGCCGATCTGATCGAACGTTTCGCCCGCGCCGGCAAGGCGATCTTCTGCGAAAAGCCGATCGATCTCGATGTCGAGCGCGTCAAGGCCTGCCTCAAGGTGGTGTCGGATACAAAGGCCAAGCTGATGGTGGGCTTCAACCGCCGCTTCGATCCGCATTTCATGGCCGTGCGCAAGGCAATCGACGAAGGCAGGATCGGCGAGGTCGAAATGGTGACGATCACCTCGCGCGATCCCGGCGCGCCGCCGGTCGATTATATCAAGCGCTCGGGCGGCATCTTCCGCGACATGACGATTCACGATTTCGACATGGCGCGCTTCCTGCTCGGCGAGGAGCCGGTTTCGGTCACGGCAACCGCCGCCGTGCTTGTAGACAAGGCGATCGGCGAGGCCGGAGACTACGACAGCGTCTCCGTCATATTGCAGACGGCATCCGGAAAACAGGCGATCATCTCGAACTCTCGCCGCGCCACCTATGGCTACGACCAGCGCATCGAGGTTCACGGATCAAAAGGCGCGGTCTCGGCGGAAAACCAGCGTCCCGTCTCCATCGAAATCGCCACAGGCGAGGGTTATACGCGCCCGCCGCTGCATGATTTCTTCATGACGCGCTACACCGAAGCCTACGCAAACGAGATCGAGAGCTTCATCGCCGCGATCGAAAGAGGCGCGGAGATCACTCCCTCAGGCAAGGATGGCCTTGCCGCGCTCGCGCTGGCCGATGCGGCCGTAAGGTCTGTGGTCGAAGAGCGCCTGATCAGCGTCGCCTGACCTGCTGCACGAGTCCGAGCCGAGACCGGACGCGCAAGCGCCCGGCCTCGGACTTTCCAAGTCACGCCTCCGCGCGTAGCAGCGTGCCGTTGGCTGGTGACAAAGCGCCGGCGGCGCTCGGCGCAAGTCCCGGCCGACCGGAAAGGAATCCTTGTATCTGCAAGCATCCCTCATTGATGATGATCTGCTTCTGCCGTTCCGTTTCGACGCCCTCGGTCACCACCGGTAGGTTGAGGCTGTGGCCGAGCGCGATGATCGCGCGGATGATGGCCTGAGCTGCTGGATCCCTGTCGAGTGCGGCCGTGAAGCTGCAATCGATCTTCAGCTTGTCGAACGGGAACGTCTGGAGATTGCTGAGCGAGGAATGTCCGGTGCCGAAGTCGTCCATGACGATGCGCACGCCGAGCAGGCGGAGCCGGACGAGCATCGCCAGCACGTCTTCCCTGTTGTGCATCAGCACCGCTTCGGTGATCTCAAGTTCAAGCCGCCGAGGCTCGAGGCCTGTGCGCTGCAAAATGCCTGCGATCCGATCGAAGAGGTTCGGAAGCAGAAACTGGACCGGCGATATGTTGACGGAAACGGGCAAAGGTTCGTTCCACCGGACCGCCTCCGAGCAGGCCTCTTCCAGCACCCATTCGCCGATTTGGATGATCGAACCGCTTTCCTCGGCAATCGGGACAAATACGTTCGGACCCACAAGGCCGCGGTCCGGATGCCGCCAGCGCAACAGCGCTTCGTATCCGATGGTCCTGTTGTCGCGGACATCGACAAGCGGCTGATATTCAAGGAAAAGCTGCCGCCTGGCGACCGCGTGCCTGAGATCGTTCTCCATCTGGCGCCGCGCGCGCACCGCCTGATCCATGTCGGCGTCGAAGAAGCAGGCGACGCCCTTGCCGGTTTGCTTGGCACGGTAGAGCGCCGTGTCCGCATTGTTGTAGAGGCGCTCCGCGGTCGTACCGTCGGCGGGGTAGATTGCGACTCCGATGCTCACGCCGACGGCCATGGGATCGCGATTGCTATCCATCTTCTCGGCAAAGAGCCTGAGGATCCGTTCCGACAACTGCCGCGCCGCTTCGGGCTGG is a genomic window of Sinorhizobium numidicum containing:
- the iolG gene encoding inositol 2-dehydrogenase, which gives rise to MTVRFGLLGAGRIGKVHAKAVSGNPDAVLVAVADAFPAAADAIAKAYGCEVRTIDAIEAAADIDAVVICTPTDTHADLIERFARAGKAIFCEKPIDLDVERVKACLKVVSDTKAKLMVGFNRRFDPHFMAVRKAIDEGRIGEVEMVTITSRDPGAPPVDYIKRSGGIFRDMTIHDFDMARFLLGEEPVSVTATAAVLVDKAIGEAGDYDSVSVILQTASGKQAIISNSRRATYGYDQRIEVHGSKGAVSAENQRPVSIEIATGEGYTRPPLHDFFMTRYTEAYANEIESFIAAIERGAEITPSGKDGLAALALADAAVRSVVEERLISVA